In the Channa argus isolate prfri chromosome 6, Channa argus male v1.0, whole genome shotgun sequence genome, AACTCAACCCCATGTTTCAAAAGTAAATGGAAAAACTTTGGTGTGCTTTTGATGTGCAATGGACGACGTCGAAGCCCATGGTGCAGAGATCTGGGGATTCTTGCTGACATCTCTGACTATTTTCATCTCCAAAGTTTTTAAGATCTTGTACTTTCAATCATGCAATGGTTTGTTTCTAACAAACTTTGTCTCATTGTGCCCTGCAATCATGCAACATactgtgaaatgttttctaaaactTTAAGAGCAGTTATACTCAATGAAGTGTTCAAGTGCCACTAGCCCTGTTCATTGAAGCCATAGAAGTAATGTTTAGTGCTGATTGTTTGCGCAGGTAAAGTTTGAAAGCAAAAGGTTGCATGAGGGCTAATCATTTTGACCACTTGTGGTTAATGTAAGGTATTTAACAGTTTTGCTGTTGAAGAATAGTCTCTGACCAGCTGTGTCCTCCCCCTTCTCCCTATTCCTGTTTAGGCTGCCCTTCCTGAGGTGCAGGAGCAGTATCAGGGGGTGCTGAAGGAGATAAAGGTCCTGCAGAAGCAGGAACATGCGCTGCAGGAGGAGTCCCTCAGTGTGCGGCTCCGCATTGAGCAGATAGAGACCACCATTACTGAGCAGAATAACAAAATCAAACACTGGCAGAAGGAGGTGTGAACATGTGTGTATGTCAGAGTTAAACAACGGTGTTTATGTTGTGTACTTTAtttagtaaatggtctgcacttatatagcgcttttctacctatacCTAttcactcaaagcgctttacactgcttcttatttacccattcacactcacaatctcacacacacactcgcgcaccgatgggggagctgctatgcagctggccaacactcaccgggagcaactaagttggggttcagtgtcttgctcaaggacacttcgacatgtgaccggaggagccggggattgaaccaacaattgtgagattggtggacaaccgctctaccttcctgcaccacagtcgccctcaCACAACATACACAACTTAAGTACACAACATAAACACCGTTGTTTAACTCCTAATTGATAATTAATGGGCTTTAAAGTTAGTATCTGTAGTAACGAAGTTACCTAATTAAAAGAcctgttttaattgttttgaagTACTTTTCTACTTACCTCTCTCAAAGCTATATATATGTTACTTAAATTggtcttcccttttttttttaacagtactGTTTTATACTGATAATCTGCAGTAAATGTGTGAGTAgatagttgtattttttttttttctcctgtcactGTTAAATATTGTTTCTGATCCTCAGGCCACAAAACTGTCCCTTCACACCATTGATGACAAGCCTGCAGAGGAACTTCCTGCATTCACAGCAGCTGAACTTGAAGAAATCGCTGATCCCAACATAATTATCAACAAGATGATCACGTTAGAGACCCAGTGCGCTCAGATGAAGCCCAACCTGGGGGCTATCGCTGAGTACAAGAAGAAGGTATTAACATGCTTCCAATTTGCTTCACTTGCCTGAGGTTCATACACTAATAAATTTTAAACAGGAATTGTTTCTTTACATACAAACTTTCTATTTCAATTGAATAGAATACTCATGTTTAAAGGATGACTTTGgtcatttaataattaatattttaatgattcCAATTAAAACTAGACCTCCTATTTATCTCTGCTCACAATAATGTTTCAGTCTGTAACCTAATTGACTTTAATTTAGTAAAGTGCACTAAAGCAACCAAGTCAACTGTTCATCATTTAAGATGTAATTATGGTGATTCAGACCACGTGGGGCAAAATCTGTTCAGAGGTGAACAATAAGCACAaataagctaatccaggctgcctTTGAATAGAGGCAGTTCATTGCTGGTTTTACTGCttttgttagtgttgttgaTAATTATAGTTTAGAAAATGActcaaaaagagagaaaaggtgttgttttgtttttgttattatgcTTTAATCTAAAGGGTTAAAGTGaggaacactttttttttttttttaaacaagttatTGTGTGAGTTTTCAGGAGGAGCTCTACCTCCAGCGTGTGGCTCAGCTGGATGAGATCactacagagagagacaaattcAAACGTGCCTATGAGGACCTGCGCAAACAGCGCCTCAACGAGTTCATGACTGGATTTAACATGATCACGAACAAGCTGAAGGAAAACTACCAGATGCTCACGCTGGGCGGTGATGCAGAGCTGGAGCTTGTGGACAGTTTAGACCCTTTCTCTGAGGGCATCATGTTCAGgtaattgaaaaagaaaaaaacacaactacagcTTCCCTGACATTTTTTGTTCCCGTTAGACCCATATATTGTAGATTTATATCATCGGATTTTGCTCCTTGTTTTCCAGTGTCCGACCTCCAAAGAAGAGCTggaaaaagatttttaatttgTCTGGAGGAGAAAAGACCCTCAGCTCTTTGGCTCTTGTGTTTGCTCTGCACCATTATAAACCCACACCCCTTTACTTCATGGATGAGATTGATGCTGCTCTCGACTTCAAGAACGTCTCAATTGTGGCCTGTTACATCTATGTGAGTATGGACCTGTGTTTCATGTGACAAGGCAGCTCTGTGGTCAAGTGTTAAAGCTGTGGCTTCAAGATCTCTCAGGTTCAGAGTTTATTTTAGTAGCAACCAAAGATAAAATTTCGTGTAAGATGACGAATTCAGTTGATGATTTTGACGTGCTAAATTGCATTAGCACATTTTCAGAACTGTGGAGCTAATCTGTGCCGTAACAAGTGACTGGTGAAAGCAGAGTCTGTGTTGTGTGTAACATTGGAATAATGGAGAACTTCAGGAATATGAGCTGCTAAGCCTTTAACTGTTTGCCTCCAGTGTGCCATTGTTTTTATGAGCTTTTGGACAAAGGCtcctttcaaattcaaatttgacGGCACCTCTGctgttgtttgctgttttaatatttaattaaaattaaaatgtgtctccTCAGAgcagtcatttatttttactgcttttcCCATCTCTGCAGGAGCAAACAAAGAACGCTCAGTTCATTATCATCTCCCTGAGAAACAACATGTTTGAGATCGCTGATCGTCTCATTGGCATCTACAAAACTCACAACACCACCAAGAGTGTGGGAATCAACCCCAAAACCATTGTGTTCAAGGAGCATGAAGCGGTCACTGCTTAAATCTTAAGAATTGTTTGCTCTTTCTCTTACGATGTaaatattatctttttattcttGTTCTTTACAATGAACAGCTGCTATTCTTTTTACTTTCTAAACCAATAAAAGGATTTTTGGTGAGATCTTTTTCTTACTGTACTCTCATTGCCATTCATATGTAAATAAACGATAACCACAAGGGttcaaatacatttgtatttaaggCTTTGcaacaatttcaaataaataagtgaAACTAAACTGAGTCTGAAACACTAAAACTTTCTTGCATTTTGCTTAGTTTGAAAATGTGATCAAATCTTAACCTGGAGGCTGTAGATTCCTTAGGTGAAGTGCATAAACCTAAATATCTTAATGATAAATCAAACCGGGAAAAATACTAACTTTTCTATGATAAAACATACCCacataaataatgtatatataacttttttttggtCCATGTAATATATGCACATGGGTCAGACTCTGCTTAGACACGACAACTGTAGCAGCCACCAGTAAATTGAAGTCCTTACAAAATTAAGTGATTTGCACCTCACACTGCTgtacattgtaaaataaaagtacaacaaagccttcacatttgaaaacattgGAATTAAGAGTTTATGAAATACCAACAACTACAAAAGGTCTGGGTAACTGAAAAAAACTTGAGCTGGTGTTTCCGTCTATTAGGTTAACAGAACTGATAAAACTTTCCCAAAAGCCACGAAAACCCAAACTGTATATCAGTTTGCCATTTTAGTTAGGAAGAGCACAATAAAGCATCCATCTCTGTGTTGATGGAATAACCAGTTCACTGCAGGTTGTTAAATGTGGGTGTGTTAAAGGCAAAGTAAGGCAGAAGGCAGGAACTCAGCATCACTGCAACACGATCTCTGGAAGCTTTTAAGTCAGGTCCACTGTGTATCTGGATCATCTTAGCAGGCTCTAAATTTCACATGCTCCTCCACTCACTAAAGAATTGTGTGTAAGGAGATACACATGTAGCTGAAATGCCCCACTGCATGATGGGAATAGTGACAATAGTTTATGCACAAGGTAACATTTAAGCTTTACTTTAGAAAACTTTTAAAGTAATATGCATCAAATGGAAACATGATCATTTAAAGTGTCTGTATAGTTCTCAAGCATAGAAAAAGTCCTACCCCATCTTTACCCAGGTCTGCATGAGACCATGTGGAATCTTGGTAGAGACcaggaaaaaaagaatccaCCCTCACATTTATATTACGTAAACATGAAactaaatgacatttttctatTCAATGTTTTTAGTTGTACTTTATTAAATTTGCTATCAGTTTTATTGTGATTTCTTTGTTGCATCAATTTTCCCTATTTAGTTACTAGTTTACTAATTTTTCATTGTGtattaaaaagaatttaaaaaaatgtctttcactgCAGTACAAGGAGAGTGAGACTTTGCGCATCAAATAAAAGTGAAGGGTTTAAGGTTCcactttttttcagtgttttagtgggaaatcacaattttaaatatggcTGTCAGCTGCTGGACAGCCTTTTCCCCGGCTGAGGAGAGCTGCGTGCTCCATTTTTCCGCAGTGGCCTCCATGACTGAATATGCCAACTCCGCCGTGTCACAGATAGATGTGAAGAGTTCGCTACCCAGACCATCGACCGACTGTATGAACCGAAACAGTAAAGAGAAGCCAAGAGAGGCCCCTCCACCCGGGTTCACCCACAGCAGCACCAgtaccaccagcagcagcagccgcagtAATAGCACCATAGGCGAAGTAAGCTGCAATTTCTGCCACAGCTTTTTGAACCAGCTGACGGATTCCTCCCTTCTGGCCTGGGCCTCCACGGCGCCACATCTGGTACAGCAGCACACCTTAGGAACAGGCGCTTCCTCTATGCTCCCAATGGTCACAGTGGGCCAGTGTTGCAGAAGGTACTCTGCTGCCCGTGGGGTCATGGAGAGTTTTATCACTGAGGGTAGAGGGGTTTTAATAAACTCCTCCACCCTCTCTCTGAACAGATGCGCCTTTTCTAAAAAGACCAGCGGTGAGGCCTCCTCCTCGATTGATGAGCCAAGGGACACCAGATCCAACTGTTCTTCCTGAAGGAATCAAGATTTCGATCAGGGCTAAGATACAAGAATGGAGCTAAAACAATAAcagttatttacatttagtcaattaGCAAACGCTTTTaaccaaagcaacttacaagtgaaagTAAAGACTCTAAGTCAAAGaggaaacattaaagcaaagtgctaagagaagaaatgttttcatttcaagagattttttctttttgtcctttcggctcatcctgtgagttcaagGAGATGAAGATaggaaaatgatttttttcttagttttagtGAAGAGACTTATGTCAACCATTTTTGACTGTTGAGTGTGCAGTTAGGTGGCTTGTTCCACCATAATGGGACCactgccaaaaaataaatatacaatctGATGATCAAATAACTGTTCCGTCTTGAGTTATAAACACAAATCTATGATATCACCATCCTCCATGCGCTATGACAAGTTTAATTTCAACAGACACGTGTAATAAATGGTCCAACTTTGATTTTATGTTGTCACTTGTTCCAGAACAATCTTAAATCTGTTAGAACTCTAAATTTCCTGTCCATGCTAACACATCTTGTCTGTGTGCTCAACTCCAACACTCGCAAGAAAAACCTCATCACAGCCTGAAACACACCTGCAGCTCCTTCACCCTGTGGATGAGCGGGTCATAGGCCTGCAACACCTCTGCACCTGCTTTGTCAAGAGCCTCCAGGTAGGCTTGTCTCTTCCTGTCGACCACAAACTTCAGCATCTGAAAAAACTCAATTACATCTTGTCGGTCTTGTCTCACCATCCCCTCACAGCGGGTCTTCTCTTGCTCCAGCTGCTCCCCCAGCTCACACACCTAACAAAGGGgcatcatgtgtttttattactatattaag is a window encoding:
- the trim59 gene encoding tripartite motif-containing protein 59, producing MDNLEEDLTCSVCYSLFSDPRVLPCSHTFCKTCLDNLLQVSTNYSIWRPIRLPLKCPNCRSVVELPPLGIEALPTNVSLRAIIEKYQMVSEPRPPSCQDHHGQPLNIYCIQDRKLICGLCLTVGQHQGHPIDDLQAAFIREKQTPAQLLARLSEHRWAQVCELGEQLEQEKTRCEGMVRQDRQDVIEFFQMLKFVVDRKRQAYLEALDKAGAEVLQAYDPLIHRVKELQEEQLDLVSLGSSIEEEASPLVFLEKAHLFRERVEEFIKTPLPSVIKLSMTPRAAEYLLQHWPTVTIGSIEEAPVPKVCCCTRCGAVEAQARREESVSWFKKLWQKLQLTSPMVLLLRLLLLVVLVLLWVNPGGGASLGFSLLFRFIQSVDGLGSELFTSICDTAELAYSVMEATAEKWSTQLSSAGEKAVQQLTAIFKIVISH